ACCCTTTCGCCAGGTCATCAATGCAGATTCCCTCAAAAGAATATGGGGCAATCTTGAGGGCGATGAAGTGAAAACAGCTCCCAAAGGCTTTGATAAAGAACATCAGAACATTGATCTCATACGCAAGAAACAGTTCATCTTTGTCAGAAACTTTACCGACAGCGAGGTGTTGTCGCTTACCTTTTTAGATGAAGTGGATGCCTCTTACCGCGCCATTAGGCCATACTTTGACCTTATGAGCGATATCTTGACCACCAACCTGAACGGTGAATCATTGCTCAACTAGCACTTCTTGCTGCAAAAGCTGTACTTGGTCTTTTAAACGTTCGATGACCATGTTCATCATACGTTTGTTCAAGGCTGAGGAATTTTTGATATACCCAAGGTATTCTTCAACGGTAAATTGCCCAATGACCATTCCTTTCAGCGCATTTCTGAACTTGATGTCTTTTTGAATGGCATTTTCAATAAAATGCAGCTGCTTTTCATTTGACAGCTCGTAGAAGGCACCCTTGTGCTTGTTGACATAGTTCTTGAACATCTCAACAAGAAGAGGGTTCTGAAACTTGATAACGGGCCGTAGCGTTTCGTTTTGAAAACGCTCTTCATCACCCATGTTTTCGTAGCACCTTGAGGTTTTTATCCCTGGCCGAACGGCCAAGAGGCTTTTGGATCGTGAATCCATGATGAAAGGTTTTATTAAAAGTACTGAATCAAGTTTTTTCGATTTTGTGCTACCCGATTATTTTTCAACGGGGTTATAAACAAAAAGGCCACCTGTAAAAGGTGGCCTTTTGATAGTTGGGTTCCAGCCTTCTATTTACTGTCTAAAAATTCTTCAAAGGTCTTTAATTCAAGGGTTTGCTTTTTCAAATACTTCGTTTTTAACTTTGAAAAATCATGCTTGGCCTTTTCGAATCGCTCCGAGATCACCTTCAGGTTCTGAAGGTCATCTGCCGTCGGGGCATCATAACTTGCCGCTACTTTGCTGTATAGGTTGGCCATCTTTTCACGCAATTGGGGCTCGGCCGAACCTACATAATTATCGCCGGTGGTGATGACCAATGTTTCTTTGAGCGAGTTTAGTTTTTCCGCTGTTTTTGAATCATTGTTTTCTTCTGCGTTGGCCAACAGGGCATCCAATTCGTAGACCAGATAGGCCAATTCTTGGGTCATGTCGTACAGGCGCATAGTGGTACTGTTCTTTAGCTCCCTTTCTTGGTCTGTTAGACCGGTGTCCTCATCATAGACCAACGTGAAGGGATGTTCATAGGTTTCCTTGCCCTTCGTCATTACAGCCGTGTACATGCCGGCAGGTGCGGAAGGAGTGGTGAATCCACCAAAACTGAACGTTTTTCCCGTGGCAATCTTTGGTTGCTTGAGGCGGTAGTTCCACTCGACAATATTGATGCCCTTCGATTTACCCGGTGTCAGCGTGGCAACCGTTTCACCTTGGTCGTTCTTTATTTCCATGGCCATTTTGCCAAAAGTGTGCCTTTTCTTCAAGAAATAGGTCAACCTGACATTTTTTGAACGATTAGGCCCTACAAATTCGGTCTCGGTGCCGAAATTTCCTGAAAAGGAACTGGTTTCATCGATTACGGTTGGCGATGTTTTAAAGAAGTGTACATTCTTGTTCAGTACTTCTTCATTGATTTCGCGCAGGGGTGAAATATCGTCGATGATAATGACACCCCTACCATGGGTGCCCATTACCAAATCGTTGGTTCTCTTTTGCAGATCAATAAAATGTACAGCCACCGGGGGCATGTTGTTGGTAAACTTTTTCCAGCTTTGGCCACCATCCAAGGTAATATAAAGTCCGAACTCAGTGCCCAAAAACAACAGATCAGGGTTCACGTAATCTTCTTGGATATTCCTGACAAAGCCTACCACATCATCGGAAATGATGTTCGTCCACGTCTTACCGAAATCTGTCGTCTTATAGGCATAGGGGGTCTGGTCGTTCTGTGTATGCCCATCAAACACGGCATAGGCGGTTCCCTTGTCGAATGAGCTGGCCTCGATGTGGTAGCACCAGGTGTTTTTGGGTAAGCCGGGTATGTTTTCAACCGTGTTGGCCCATGTTTTTCCACCATCTTGTGTAACCTGTACGTTGCCATCGTCGGTACCGACCCAAATGATGTTCTCATCAAAGGGCGATTCGGCTATGGTAAAGATGGTCGTATGGTTTTCGGCCCCTGAATTGTCTTTTGACAGTCCGCCGGAGTCTTCTTGGTTTTGCTTTGCCGGGTCGTTGGTGGTCAGATCGGGCGAGATAATCTGCCATGTATCGCCCATATCCTCAGATTTGTGCAAATACTGGCTTCCCATATAGAAACGGTCGGGTTGGTGCATGCTGACTGCCATAGGGGCATTCCAGTTAAAGCGAAGCTTTTGGTCGTCTGAGGTGGGCAATGGTTGTATGGTCTTGATCAAATTGTTGTCCACATCAATGCGCCAAACATTCTCGGCCCCCTGCATTTCAGAATAAATGATGTTTTTGGTGGGATGTTTCAATACCCGGAATCCATCGCCTTGGCCAACCGAGTTCCAATCCCTTGCCTCGACCCCACCGGGTGAGGAAGAAGGCCCGTACCACGAGCCGTTGTCTTGTAACCCTCCGTAAACATTGTAAGGCTCGGCATCGTCAACACTGATATGGTAAAACTGTGATAAGGGCAGGTTGGGCACTATTTCCATAGTGGTGCCCCCATCCCAGCTACGGTATACACCGCCATCGGTTCCCACGTACATGATATCCGAGTCATTGATGCTGAAGACCATGTCATGAATATCTGAGTGCATATTGCCAAGGTTCTTGAAGGTCTTTCCGCCATCACGCGAGATAGACCCGCTGAGTCCACCTTTTACAACGACATCCTCATTTTTGGGATCTACGACGATCCTTGAAAAATAAAAGGGGCGCACGGTAATGCCAAAATCGTTGTTCAGCTGTTTCCATGACTGCCCGGCATCATCACTGCGGTAAAGTCCTTTCCGTTCATCTTTTTCGGCCTCGATCACGGTATAGAGTACATTTGGATTGGAAGGTGCCACGGCTATGGCCAAACGCCCCAACTGGCCTTCTGGAAACCCATTGTGTATCTTGTTCCAAGTTTTTCCGCCATCAGTGGTCTTGTAAAGGGCACTGTTGGCACCGCCTGATTCAAAAGACCATCCGGTACGCCGAAACTCCCACATCGACGCATAGAGCACATTTGGGTTTTCGGGATCCATGGCCAAGTCGGCACAGCCCGTTTTAGGATTTACATACAACAGCTTTTGCCAAGTTTCACCACCATCGGTGGTTTTGAAAACCCCACGCTCTTCGCTGTCACCCCAAAGGGCCCCTAGCACACCTACATAAATTTCTTTCGAATTCTTTGGGTTGACGATGATGTTGGCAATACGTTCTGAATTTTCAAAACCTATTTTTTTCCAGTTAGAACCACCATCCACAGACTTATAAAGTCCATCACCGACCGATACACTGTTTCGGGTCCATGTTTCGCCCGTGCCCACATAAATGGTATTGTCTGGATCGTTGGGGTCTAGTTCAACTGCCCCGATAGATTGGCAATATTCATCAAAAATGGGGTTGAAAGTAGTGCCTGCATCGTTCGATTTCCAAACGCCGCCGCCTGCCGTTCCGGCATAGATGATGCGTTTGTTGGTCGGGTGTGCCTCCATGTCGTTGATACGACCGCTCATTAGGGCGGGCCCAATGTGTCGGGCCTTGAGGTCACCGAACAGTTCTTTTCCCTTGATATCGACAAGGGTCTGCTGCGCCTGTAGCGAAAGCCCCCCAGCGAACAATAGCGCCAGGGTGCCTAGAATTTTTATTTTCATGCTTGTTTTGTTGATGTTGCTTGAAGGATTCTATTTTTTGTCTTCTGCCATTTCTTCGGGAAAGGCAAATTCAGCATCATCAACGGTCGGATTTAGCTCAATGCTATCTACGGTCATGGTGAACATCAAATTGCCGTCAACATATTGGGAAGTCGAAAACGGGAAATACAAACCATTGACCTCTTGGTAGTCGCTCATTACGGTCTTGGCCATCTTGCCCTTTGCAGGGCCTTCCCGTACAACGGATTCCACTGCTATGGGCACGTAGTTTTCGGTATCAAAGTAGTAGAAAGAGATATCATCTTCCTTTACCCCATCAACTGTAATGGGCTCTTTCACCAATTTGACCTTAAATGTCTCGGCACCATCCATGGTTTCTTTGCCGAGCAATTCAACGGTATAGCCCTTGTCTTTGTAATCGACAAAGGAATCAGGAAAATCGTTGGTGTTCAATTTGAAGTTGGCCGTTTGTTCGGCATCACTTTTTTCAGCCTTCATGGTCATGAAGTTGGTGTTCCAAAGCACCTCGCCATCATAGACACCTTGTTTTATTTCCTTTCCTTGAAAGGTGAACGAGAACATTTGTCGGCCGTCTTTTAGCTGCACCACCTTAATGGGGAACTCAAAGCCCTGTTGGCTGCCCTTGCCCTCAAGCTTCATGCCCTCGAGACTTTTGAAGTTTTCCAACCCGCCAATATTTTCAAAGTAGGTAGCGATGATCTCATCGGCAGTTTGTGCTTGCACCGGCGCCATCAATGCCATTGCAACCACAGCAATAATTGTTTTAATCGTTTTCATTTTCAGAGATTTTAATTTGAATTAACTTGTTAGTACCAAGTAAGTGAAATATGTTACAAGGTATCCAATAAAAACCACTTACTTGGCATGAAATAGGGCTTTTATGGCTATTTTTATCAAGTATGTTCCGAGGATAAAAGAACGAAATGAAATTTGGCAAAGTAGACCACCCAGAATTGGTTGACTTCACCCTTCCGCCCGATGACCCTATGACGGAAGCTTTGTTGAAGAAGACCGCTACCGAAGAGCCTTTTCGGCTTTATGTCGGTTGTGCCAAATGGAATCGACAAGACCTGAAGAATTTCTATCCCAGGGGCACTAAAGATGAACTGACCTATTATTCGAGCCAGTTCAACCGTATAGAGCTGAACGCTACTTTCTATCGCATTTTTCCTGCGGAACAGTACCGGAAATGGTACGATAGAACCCCGGCCCATTTCAAGTTCTTTCCCAAGATCACCAATGAGATAAGCCATCTGAGAAGGCTCAACGAGCGTATTTACGACACGGTCGACCGATATCTCGAAGTTACCTCGTTGCTAAAAGAAAAGCTGGGCACCATCTTTTTACAGATGCACAATAATTTTTCACCAAAAGATTTTGACAGGGTAGTGCGCTTTGTCGAATATTGGCCCAAAGAATTTGCCCTCGCCATGGAGTTCAGGCACACCGATTGGTTCAACGATAAGCAGGTGTCACAAGAACTCTACCACCTTCTGGAAGAAAACAATATTGCCAATATTCTGGTCGATACCGCAGGCAGAAGAGATTTGTTGCACATGAGGCTAACCAATAACGAGGCCTTTGTGCGCTATGTCGGGGCCAACCATGAATCAGATTACAAACGGCTTGATGATTGGGTAGAGCGGTTGTCGGTTTGGAAAAGACAGGGGCTGCGCAATGTACATTTTTTTGTGCACCAGAACCTTGAGTTGGAGTCGCCCCTGTTGGCGGCCTATTTTATCGACAACTGCAATAAAGCACTGGAAACCAATTTGCAGATACCCAAAGCGTTGGACAGTAAGCCCCCGAAACTCTTTCAGTAACTCGCACCTACCTCGACAAAAGCATTTTTTTGATGGAACCTGGGCGCCAAGGGCGCAGCCATACAACAGGTTGAGCCAAGATAGAACACTGAAATCTCTTGCAGTTTTCTGACCTTGGCCCCTAGGGCGATATTCATGCCAAGTTCGATGGATCCCACCGCAGGACCGCCCACAATTGATAGGTGCCATTTTTTACCCGAACTATCGGTAATGTCTATGTTATAGCGCTCGTTTCTAAAAGCAGGTAGCGATGGGTTTTGTTTGTATATCCACGGCCTTAGTACTATCAGGTCACCGGGCACGTGTTGTATTCTCGTGATGGTGCCATCAGTGGGCGAATGGATGCGATGGTAGTTTTTGTTGTGCAGAAAAACATTGCTGAAGGTATAATCTTCTGGAATATCATCCTTTTTAACCCCAAATATGGTATGTAAATTTCTGCGATCGCTTTTTACTTGGGCCATACCGAGCGCCCCTATTTTTCCAACATCACATAATAATCCCTCGCAAGGCCACACCCACGCGCTGTTATTTTTGGGCAGCGACCTAAACTCACGGGTAAAGAAATCTTGAAAATTCCTATATGTTGTGCCCCCGTTGGGGGGCTTGAACTTAGAAAGGTAGTTTCTGTCGTTGTAGTGCCATTTTAAATAAGGAGGAATAATGTGCCTTGAAAAGGGCTGCGAATAAAGTCTGGTGTACGCCTTTGAAAGGCTTCGTTGCCACGGACTAGGCAAGGCGCCCCAGACGTTTACCGATAGGAATCTATAGCATTTGGCCCTCCACAGGGGAACATTGAAAACGGTAAAACTTGGGTCTGAGTAATAACGGGCAGAAGTTTGCATTGACGGTTGTTTGATGATTGATGAAGTCTCAATTTATTTTTTTATCGAATTCTCTCCCAAAGAATTAAGAAAACTTTATTTAAAGCTTAACAAAGTTTTCCAATCGGCAATAATTCCCGCAAAAGCATACAAAGCTTTCTCCACGTGGTGATTTGCCCGTACCTTTGCGCCAAAACCGTTCGCTATGAGATTTCACTCAAGAAAGTGGGTAAAGCCCGAAGACCTCAACGCCAATGGCACCTTGTTCGGGGGGCGTGTCTTGTCATGGATAGACGAAGAAGCTGTTATTTATGCCATTATACAGCTCGAAAATAAACGTGTTGTCACCAAATACATGTCTGAGATCAATTTTATGAGCTCTGCCGTTGAGGGCGATATTGTGGAGTTGGGCATTGAAGTGGTCAAATTTGGAAAGTCTTCGCTCACCCTCAATTGTGAGGTACGGAACAAAATGACCCTAGAGACCATTTTGACCGTTGATAACATTATTCTGGTGAACCTCGATGAAAACGGCAAACCCGCCCCGCATGGCAAAACAAAGATAGAGTACGTAGAAGAGCGCTTGGCCGATAAGGAAAACTAGTTTGCCTGGAGTTCTTTCGCCACAGACTGTACCTCGTCAAGTACCCGCAGCAAGTTACCTCCCCAAAGTTTGGCGATTTCTTCTTCTGTATATCCTCTTTTTACAAGCTCTAAGGTCACGTTAAAGGTTTCTGAGGCATCTGACCAGCCTTCGATGCCGCCACCGCCGTCAAAGTCTGAACTTATGCCCACGTGGTCAATGCCGATAAGGTCTACCATGTAATCGATATGGTCCACAAAATCTGAAACGTTGACCGCTTCAGGAGCCTTGGGATCATCGGCCACCAACTCTTTGGAAATGTTCAATACCTTGGGGTAGTTTTCTATGAAGGTCGCTTTTTGAGCATCGGTCAACTCGCGAAATTGTGATCGGTCGTACCATTCAATGCCCAGAGAATCGGCCACCTTTTGGTACACTTCTTTCATATAGGTAGCCCTGGCTTTATGCTTTTCAGTGCTGAGGTAGGCGCTAAATGCCACGGTTTGCACCACGCCGCCATTCTCTTTCAGCAGCAGTAATTGTTCGTCATCGAGATTTCTGCTATGGTCGCAAAGGGCCCGTGCCGATGAGTGTGAGGCGATGATAGGGGCTTTCGATAGGGCGACCATCTGCTTCATGGATTCCTTTGATGGATGCGAGACATCAATCATTATTCCTAGTCTATTCATCTCAAATACAGCATTTTTGCCCAACTCACTTAAACCATTATGTAACCATTCGTCATTTTCTTCCCCAGTATTCGAATCGCAAAATTGGCTATGTCCATTATGTGACAATGAGATATATCGCGCACCCCATTCATGGTATTTCTCAAAATTGGAAAGGTCTTCACCAATGGGGTAGGCGTTTTCCACACCTATCATGGCCACTAGCTTGCCTTCGCCAACGATTCTTCTAACGTCATCTGAGTTCAGTGCCAAACCTATTTGGTCTGGGGCAAATTCTTCGCAAAGCCGGTGAATTGCCCGAAACTTGGCCTCGGCATTGGCCGCCGCTTTGGCGTATCCCTCGGCATTCAATGAATCTTGACCTGTGTAGACAATGAACCAGCCAACATCGAGCCCCCCTTCTTTCATTTTTGGCAAATCGACCTGTGTCTGCAGGCGCTGGGTGTAGTTAACACTATCGGTAAAATTCTTGACGTTGATATCGATGTGCGTATCCACTGTGATCACTCTATCGTGTATTGCCTTGGCTTTTTCTTCAAGATTTTCGGTTGATTTTTCTTGCTTTTCGCCGCATGACAGTAAAAGGCAGCAAAGGGTGAAAAGGGTATAAATTCTCATGGAAATAATTTTTACACCTACAAATAAAGCGAATTGACAACAAAAACGGGAAACCACGTAACAATTAATTGCCCAGGCTAGGTTAAATGACCAGTTTTAACATCATAAAAACCAGTTTTTTAGGGAACGGCCAAAAATACCTTAACAATTGGCCGAACACAATAACTAGACGACGAAATTGATGATGCAACTACTGAACCACTTGGATAGATTAGGAACCGCACTGGACAACTACTCTTTCGAAGAATTGAAAATAGCCGAAGCACTGAAACTCAAACAGCACTATTCGGCCCTCGAAGAACGGCTGCACAAAAACATATTCGGCCCGTTGGAGGCCGAATGTGACACACCCTCCGTTCAGGTCAATCATGCCTATGACATATCGGACAGTAAAGTAATGTCAGAACCTGACAGGACGGACCCATCAGCTAACTGGTCGGAGTTGGAAAGGGTTATGGCAGAATTAAAAGACTCAAAACTCGACCCTTGGCAAGAGGCCCTTGTGGAGCGCTTGCAACAGGTGTCAAAAACAATTGAAGCTACCATCAAGGCCGTATAGGTCGGTATGGTATATCTAAAATAGGATAGTTATGGCTACAAAGATCACCATTCAACAATTTGAATCACAGCTAAAGAACGCTGAACAACCATTTGACATCAAAAACTTGCTCACCGAATGTATGGGGCAGGTGGCATTGCTCGAAGAACTGATACGCCTGTTCAAACAGAACGTTCTAGAATTTATCGGCAACTTGAAGGTGCACCTCACCAACGAGGATATGAAGGGTCTTGCCTTTGCCTGCCATAAGATGAAGTCGGGCATTAAAATGATGAAGGCCCATGGGCTACTACAAATCGTGGAACAGATCGATTTGGAGAGCAAAACCGGCAAAGACCTTAAACACCTAAACTTTCTGTACAACCATTTCATTGACGAATACTCGCGATTGGAAAAGCAGATTGACCGAGAATGTGACGAAATGAAAAACCAATAACAATAGACCCAGAAATTGAAAGGAAGAAAAATCTTATTGGCGGAAGATGACCAAATGTTGGCCTCGCTGCTCCAATTCTGGCTTGAGAAAGAGGGGTATGAGGTCAATGTGCTTGAAAACGGCTTGGAAGTAAAGGAGTCTTTGAAGCAGGCCTTGCCAGACATTATCATCAGTGACATTATGATGCCCTATTTCTCGGGTATAGAGCTGGTTGACCATGTTCGCAATGAGGTAAACTCAAAGCTACCGATCATATTGATCTCTTCGGCCTCCAATGATGAAAACATCTTGAATGCCTTTGAATTGGGGGCCACCGATTTTCTGTCAAAGCCCATAAGCCCGTCTGAACTTTTGGTCAGGGTATCAAGGGCATTGAATACCGTGAGTAAAACATAGTAAAAACCAAATAACCAAACCTATCAACGTCCCGACCATACATACCGACCTACTTTGGGATCTTACCGCCATGTTCACGATACTGGGAGTGGTGTATTTTGCGTTCATATTCTTTTTTAAACGCAAAATTTCCTTCCATTCAAAAAGGCTTTCAGAGAAGAAGAAAAAGTTGGCACCCGTTATCAGCAACTTTCTCTTTCATGACCACCATGGCCCCATCGAAGAACAAAAGAGTTATGTACAGTTGAAAATTGAGATTAGGGGGGAACTCAAAAACAAATCCTTTCGAAAAATACTCACCGAGATATTGATGGACCTTGAAAAGGACGTCTCGGGCGAAACCAAGAAAAAACTGCACCGACTTTATGCAGAATTGGGGTTGCACCTCGATGCGTTCCAAAAGTTGAAAAGTTGGCGATGGGAGGTGGTCTCATCAGGAATTTTGGAGCTGACCGAAATGCAGCGGATCGATGCCTACCCCTTTATTACCAAGTTTTTGAACGACAGAAGGGGCATAATACGAAAGCAGGCCGAAATAGCCACCGTTTCTTTGAAACCAGAGGGCATCAGCCATTTATTGGATACCACCCGATATAGCATTTCTGAGTGGCAACAGCTCAAAATCATGGAAGAACTCAGGGAGATGGAAAATTTTAGGCCACCGCAATTTGCCACTTGGTTGATTTCGCCCAATCGTGATGTGGTGCTTTTTTCACTTCGGTTGATGCGCCATTACAACCAGAACGATGCGGCAAAATCAATTGTTGAACTTATAAAGCACAAAGATGACCAAGTTAAGACAGAGGCCATTCGGTGCATCAAAGAGTTCTGTATTCTTAGGGCTATCGATCCTTTAAAAAAGGTGTTTTGGAGCTGCAATGAAATGGTCAAGATCGAGATTCTTGAAGCCATTTCAACGTTGGGGAGCAAAAACGACATCGAATTTCTTCTTAAGGTAGAAAAACAAGAACCTTCTTTTATGGTGCGCACAAAGGCACTGACTGCCATCAACGATTTGGCCCCTGATACCATAATTCCGACCAAAGATATCATGTCGCGTTTCAAAAAAGACAAAAAGGATTCCATCGACATTGAATTGGCGAACGCGAAAACCGTTTCAGATTCGGCCCCTGTAACCGTTCACGATAAAGAAACACCCCCAGAAGATGATTTGGTGGCCGGCAACGAAACGTATTTCGAGAGCATCGAGGTCTATGAGGTTGACCCCAAGACCATTTCGCTGGCAGACGATGCTATTCATGCTGAAGACCATTTAGAAGCGTCAGCAGGCGAACAGGAGGCTGAAATGGAAAAGGAATATGAATTTGGGCCACTTGAAGAAGAAATGGATGAGGTATTCAATGGCCACCTTGGGCTGGTTAATCCCGATTCCAACCAGGAGCAGACAGATGATAGCAATGCCCTTCAACCAAAATTTTCAGAAGAATACCAAAAACTCTCGCCCCCAGAACAGGAAAAGCTTATTGAGAGCCTGGAAATATCAGGCTCTGACAGGGATATTCCCGTTTTGGAGGATTTGATGAAACAACAGAACAACCCCGAATCGGGCTTCCGTATTTTCAAGATGTTGAAAAAATTGAAGACCCGATCCGACATTGCAAATACCCCATCTTCAGAGCCATCGTATAATGTAGACGAACTTTTGGTCGAGGCCAAAGACAGTATTTTTTACCCACTTTTTGAGTATGCCGATGGCACAGCCCCCAAATTGGCACTGTTGGAAGAAATTGCCGATGTGGGCGACGAACGCGAGCTGGCCTTGCTTGAAAAACTTACTCATGACCAAGATGTAAGGGTGGCGCAGCGTGCGGGTAGGGCAAAAGAACAATTACTGCAAAAATTGACAAGCGATGAGGAGGCGGTTTCGGAAATGGCAACCCAAGAGCCGGCAGAACAACCCGAAATGGTACAGGATAATCAAACTGAAAAGGCTCCTCTCGAACAGAACCCTAAAACCGGGGAAACTAATGAGGCCGATGACGAACTCTTGCCCCTTGAGCTCTGTTTTCTTTATGACGAGTTGGGCATAAAGGGCGCAAATGATCATGAAGAAGGGCTCAATTTTGAATTGTCAGAGGAGTTTTATCTGTACGGTAATAGCTCGCAAGTAGAACGAAACATGTCTAAAAAATGATGGACAGCACCCTTTTTGAGGTATTGTTAAAGTACATCAATATCACCTTTTTGGTGTTTACGGTGGTGCTTTTTAGCATGTTCTGCATAATGGGTTACCTGTCCACCAGAAATGCCATCCACTACAGGAACAAGAACAGTTTTGGCGACCTCTCCAAAGTAATGGCCTCGCCATTGGCCCCGGGTATCACGATCATCGCACCAGCGTACAATGAAGAATTGACCATTGTAGAAAACGTTCGCTCGCTGTTATCGCTGAAATATGTCAATTACGAGGTGATGGTAGTGAACGATGGCAGTAAAGATGATACCCTCGAAAAATTGATTGCGGCCTACGACCTTGAGAGGGTTGAGCAAAAAATTGACCCAAACTGGCAATCAAAGCCCATTCGTGGTATTTACAAGTCTAAGCACCGTGCTTTTTCGAAATTGGTTGTGATCGATAAAGAGAACGGGGGCAAATCAGATGCCCTAAATACGGGTATGCGGCTATCTGAAAACAGGTATGTGGGGTGTATCGATGTGGATTGCCTGTTGTTGCCAGATGCCTTGTTGCATGTGGTAAAGAGCTTCTTTCAGCGAACCAAAAAACGGGTGATTGCCGTTGGCGGCGTTATTAGAATTGCCAATTCATGCAAGATCTCAGGGGGTACTTTGGAAGAAATAAGGCTTCCAAAGAGCTGGTTGGCCAAATTTCAGCTTTTGGAATATACCCGATCTTTTTTGTTGGGCCGTATGGCATGGGGCCGCATCGATAGCCTTTTGATCATTTCAGGCGCCTTCGGTTTTTTTGATAGGGAGATAGCCCTGGCCGTGGGGGGCTATGATACGGGCACCATTGGGGAAGATATGGAAATCGTTTTCAGAATGCGCCGCTATATGCATGAGCGGCGCGAGCCGTATACCATTGAGTATATACCTGATTCACTGTGTTGGA
This portion of the Flagellimonas lutaonensis genome encodes:
- a CDS encoding WD40/YVTN/BNR-like repeat-containing protein, with the translated sequence MKIKILGTLALLFAGGLSLQAQQTLVDIKGKELFGDLKARHIGPALMSGRINDMEAHPTNKRIIYAGTAGGGVWKSNDAGTTFNPIFDEYCQSIGAVELDPNDPDNTIYVGTGETWTRNSVSVGDGLYKSVDGGSNWKKIGFENSERIANIIVNPKNSKEIYVGVLGALWGDSEERGVFKTTDGGETWQKLLYVNPKTGCADLAMDPENPNVLYASMWEFRRTGWSFESGGANSALYKTTDGGKTWNKIHNGFPEGQLGRLAIAVAPSNPNVLYTVIEAEKDERKGLYRSDDAGQSWKQLNNDFGITVRPFYFSRIVVDPKNEDVVVKGGLSGSISRDGGKTFKNLGNMHSDIHDMVFSINDSDIMYVGTDGGVYRSWDGGTTMEIVPNLPLSQFYHISVDDAEPYNVYGGLQDNGSWYGPSSSPGGVEARDWNSVGQGDGFRVLKHPTKNIIYSEMQGAENVWRIDVDNNLIKTIQPLPTSDDQKLRFNWNAPMAVSMHQPDRFYMGSQYLHKSEDMGDTWQIISPDLTTNDPAKQNQEDSGGLSKDNSGAENHTTIFTIAESPFDENIIWVGTDDGNVQVTQDGGKTWANTVENIPGLPKNTWCYHIEASSFDKGTAYAVFDGHTQNDQTPYAYKTTDFGKTWTNIISDDVVGFVRNIQEDYVNPDLLFLGTEFGLYITLDGGQSWKKFTNNMPPVAVHFIDLQKRTNDLVMGTHGRGVIIIDDISPLREINEEVLNKNVHFFKTSPTVIDETSSFSGNFGTETEFVGPNRSKNVRLTYFLKKRHTFGKMAMEIKNDQGETVATLTPGKSKGINIVEWNYRLKQPKIATGKTFSFGGFTTPSAPAGMYTAVMTKGKETYEHPFTLVYDEDTGLTDQERELKNSTTMRLYDMTQELAYLVYELDALLANAEENNDSKTAEKLNSLKETLVITTGDNYVGSAEPQLREKMANLYSKVAASYDAPTADDLQNLKVISERFEKAKHDFSKLKTKYLKKQTLELKTFEEFLDSK
- a CDS encoding DUF72 domain-containing protein, whose protein sequence is MKFGKVDHPELVDFTLPPDDPMTEALLKKTATEEPFRLYVGCAKWNRQDLKNFYPRGTKDELTYYSSQFNRIELNATFYRIFPAEQYRKWYDRTPAHFKFFPKITNEISHLRRLNERIYDTVDRYLEVTSLLKEKLGTIFLQMHNNFSPKDFDRVVRFVEYWPKEFALAMEFRHTDWFNDKQVSQELYHLLEENNIANILVDTAGRRDLLHMRLTNNEAFVRYVGANHESDYKRLDDWVERLSVWKRQGLRNVHFFVHQNLELESPLLAAYFIDNCNKALETNLQIPKALDSKPPKLFQ
- a CDS encoding phosphatidylserine decarboxylase encodes the protein MQTSARYYSDPSFTVFNVPLWRAKCYRFLSVNVWGALPSPWQRSLSKAYTRLYSQPFSRHIIPPYLKWHYNDRNYLSKFKPPNGGTTYRNFQDFFTREFRSLPKNNSAWVWPCEGLLCDVGKIGALGMAQVKSDRRNLHTIFGVKKDDIPEDYTFSNVFLHNKNYHRIHSPTDGTITRIQHVPGDLIVLRPWIYKQNPSLPAFRNERYNIDITDSSGKKWHLSIVGGPAVGSIELGMNIALGAKVRKLQEISVFYLGSTCCMAAPLAPRFHQKNAFVEVGASY
- a CDS encoding acyl-CoA thioesterase; its protein translation is MRFHSRKWVKPEDLNANGTLFGGRVLSWIDEEAVIYAIIQLENKRVVTKYMSEINFMSSAVEGDIVELGIEVVKFGKSSLTLNCEVRNKMTLETILTVDNIILVNLDENGKPAPHGKTKIEYVEERLADKEN
- a CDS encoding dipeptidase; translated protein: MRIYTLFTLCCLLLSCGEKQEKSTENLEEKAKAIHDRVITVDTHIDINVKNFTDSVNYTQRLQTQVDLPKMKEGGLDVGWFIVYTGQDSLNAEGYAKAAANAEAKFRAIHRLCEEFAPDQIGLALNSDDVRRIVGEGKLVAMIGVENAYPIGEDLSNFEKYHEWGARYISLSHNGHSQFCDSNTGEENDEWLHNGLSELGKNAVFEMNRLGIMIDVSHPSKESMKQMVALSKAPIIASHSSARALCDHSRNLDDEQLLLLKENGGVVQTVAFSAYLSTEKHKARATYMKEVYQKVADSLGIEWYDRSQFRELTDAQKATFIENYPKVLNISKELVADDPKAPEAVNVSDFVDHIDYMVDLIGIDHVGISSDFDGGGGIEGWSDASETFNVTLELVKRGYTEEEIAKLWGGNLLRVLDEVQSVAKELQAN
- a CDS encoding Hpt domain-containing protein, whose product is MATKITIQQFESQLKNAEQPFDIKNLLTECMGQVALLEELIRLFKQNVLEFIGNLKVHLTNEDMKGLAFACHKMKSGIKMMKAHGLLQIVEQIDLESKTGKDLKHLNFLYNHFIDEYSRLEKQIDRECDEMKNQ
- a CDS encoding response regulator transcription factor — protein: MKGRKILLAEDDQMLASLLQFWLEKEGYEVNVLENGLEVKESLKQALPDIIISDIMMPYFSGIELVDHVRNEVNSKLPIILISSASNDENILNAFELGATDFLSKPISPSELLVRVSRALNTVSKT